From Choloepus didactylus isolate mChoDid1 chromosome 19, mChoDid1.pri, whole genome shotgun sequence:
aaaaaataaggaGTAAAGAAATGATTGGGAGCCACGCATCACACTGATTTACAGTGCAGCCCAAAGTAGGGGATATCCATTTATAACTCCGACAGTGCGGAGAGCAGTGGATGAAGAGCAGGTTTGCACATGCACAAACTTCCAGCCCTCTCTGGGACTGCAAGTAAAGAGAAGGGAGCAGAGACGGAGCCAGTACAGGCTATCAGAGGGTTGGTTTGGGCCTGGAACCCTAGCTTTGCCGTTAGAGTTGAGAGTGTTGGCCTCCCCTTGGGGACATTTTCGACACGGGCATTTAGAAACCCAGACAGATACATCCTGAGTTTATCTTGGTGCAGCTGTGTTCTGTTTAAAGTTAATTCTGCATAATCAAAAAGACATGAATCACACATGCAAATCAAGTAATCCATGTAATTAAAGGAGAATGAGCTAGGGATAAACAAGAGGGCAGGCCCTCCAGAGGGTGTGAATAAGGGGCTAAGGTCAATGGTGCCACCGGATGGAGCCCTGGTGAGTGCTGAGGAGAGCAAAGCCAGCTCACACAACACGGGGGCTCGATGAAGCCTGAGAACTTCCTCATCTAGGATTTTTTATCTGGATAGACTATAGTGATTGATATTTAGTGATCTATATTCTTTctatggatggaaaaaaaatcttttttttcacCCACTTCTATCTGAAATGTAGCTCTTTCTTCAAGTGTGCAACCAACCATGAGAGTACTATCAGTCTTGTTACTTTGACAGCCACAGAAATGGCAGGTATTTTTATATTGCATTACCATTGCTATAGTTATCTCAAAATAGTTTGTGCTCATTTTTTCAATATTATAGTAATTCTTAGATCCATTTGTTGATCTTACTATTTAATGGGTTAACAAAAATGCATATGCTACTATAACGCAgacatattttaatgtgtttattactCTAGTTCAATACTATCAGTTTCCTTTGTAaccttatatattttattttaagcatttaagcattaattctgaGCACAAGTCCATAGGCTTCACCAATGTCTCAGGGGTTCCATGGCACACAAAGTTAAGAATCACTGGAATCCCACTGTATGACTTTTCTAGTGCTCTGTAAAAATTAACCACAAACTGAATGGCTTAACAATCACAGTTTATTAcatcacagtttctgtgggtcaaggTACAGCTTAGTTCCAGATCAAGGAATCAAGTTGTTGCTGAAATCTTGAGCTCCAAGTCCACTTCCAAACTCTTTCTTGTTGTTGGCAGAATTAGTTCTTTGTGTCTCATAGGACTGAGGGCCTCTGGTCCTAGAGACTGTGTGCTGTTCCCTGCCAAGTGGTGGCCACTCTATGACATGGAAATCTGCTTTCTGCCGTGCCACCAGGAATGTGTTCCTCTgacttcttttgtgtctggcctctaAGCATTCTTTTAGGATCTCAACTGATTAGGTCAGGCCAGCCCAGTATAATCTTTCTTTTGATGAACTCAACTGATTAGGAAAGGTGGAAACAGCCTACATGTCAATCAACTgacaaatagataaacaaaaatgtgttataaccacaccatggaatattattcagccataagaaggaatgaagtactgacacgtGCAGCACCTTGAAAAtgttacactaagtgaaagaagtcaatcataaaaaatcatatattattGATCCCATTCATTTGAAAtgcccagaataagcaaatctataaAGATAGGGAGTATGTTAGTAGTTGCTTAGGCCTGGGGCATGCAAGTGATAGTGAAAGGGTATGACGTTTCTTtttaaggtaatgaaaatgttcaaaaattggtagTGGAGGTGGTTGCACATATCTAGGACTATAATAGAAACCACCGATTTGTATACTTTAAGTAGGTGaattgtatcatatgtgaattacatctcaatgaaattgtaaagaaagaaggaaaaaagtcaactgattagggacCTTAACTGCATCTGTAAAATCTCTTCACCTTTGCCCTGTAACAGAGCCGAGCCACGGGAATGGTGCCCCATTATATTCGCAGATCCTGCCCACTTTCAAGGAAGGAGGGTGATGCAGGGCAACTGTGCCTGGGGATGGACATCCTGGGGCCATCTTGGAATTCAGCCTCCAACATCCAACTTCGCATTGGAGATGGGCACACAGAGACCCAGAGTTCTTAATGCCAGGCCCAAATGGGCTGGTGTGCTTGTGGCAAGCAGGCTCTCTACCCTAGACTTCTAgccattttcctttcattccagCAATGGCTCTAGTTCTAAGCCACTTCCTATTGTAATGATTTTTCTCATGCTAGTTAATGGCGCACTCTCCCTAGATGCTATAATCCTTGATGTTCTCCCTTTGGCAATTTCTTTGTTTAtatcagttcattcattcattcattcattcaacaaatattaattgagcttCCCTGGGGAAGTGATGCTTGAGGTGCAATACGAAACCAGTTTTGTAGTTACCTAGAAGAGGGACTGAAGGGACAGGGTTTGCAGAGGCCTGAGGCAAAAGTGAGCAAAGTTGGAAAGAGAGATCAGGTGatagaggaagagagagccagAGGAGGGTGGGTTGAAATAGGGCTGGAGTTGTGGTACCCTAAGACAAATTGGATTCCCTACAAGGTGGGATCTGACCttcattttgaaatgaatatTCAGGCAACAGGGtgaaaggggaagggagaagacCACCAGATCTGACAGCTGATGGGAGACTAGTTGTCCAGTGAGCTATTGAAGGGGCCTTTACACTATCCAATACAACTTTCTGAGATGTCAAAACATTCCATATCTGTAATACAGTAACCAGTAACCACATATGGCTATCGAGTACTTAAAATATGGCTTGCACCAATGAAAAGTAtactttaaattgtttttaaccacaatgcatttaaatttaaatagccacatgtggctagtggctaccatatcaAGCGCCACAACTCTAGAAATAAAGTAATGAGAGATTGGGAAAGTTGGGGGATGGCTTCAAAGGAAATTTAGAGGGTGAACTGGGGAGGGCTTTGCCAATCATTGGAgatgggggaaaggaaaggaggctGGCAAGGAGAGCTGCCAGATTTAATTGGCAAACTCCCACTTGCAATTCACTTTAAgaattttatccttttaaaatagtTGCTGCTTCCAGCTGACAGCTATCCTGTGATGAAGGGCATGTTGTCTTGCTGAATTAGTGCAAACAAGCATATGGGCCATTGGGGAAGATTACAGCAGCATTCAGCATGGAATGCTGAGGAAGGGGGAGGTGAGGGGTTAGAGACCCTCAAACAGCAGATGTGGGGTTTGTAGCCACAGATGTTGCCTACTTACGTATTGTGCCTAAGGCCTGCACTTGGCTGGGGTCTGCTTCCCAAAATATGCTGAGTAAATATTCAGGGCCCCAGAAGGTTATTTTTGGTGGATTTGACTCCTCCACACAGTGATGACTCAACAACTGAAACTGAGTTTCAGAAGACGTTGATAGAGCTGAGGGAGACCTGATATGGGTCTGACAGCTGGTGGGCTGGAGCAGATGACAGCATCCATATCCTCAAAGCAAGGGAAACCACCCATCACTCCAAACTATTTGGGTGTCCAAAAGAAGACTTGCATTGTTTTCCCCCTCAACAGATTCTTACTTAGAGTAAAATTGGACTGTCATTGCTGCAGTGTTGAAATTGAATACAAACTGGAAAAACTGAGCATACAGTTACATTGAACCTCCACAAATGAATCGAGCCAATGAGTGTATCAAATCCTCCCATTTGTTAAATGCCCCTCCAAGCTCCACAGTGTGCCCAATGCTCCCCAGCCGCAGCTTTGCCCCCCAATAAGCAGCAATCACACTAAGTTCAGAAGGATTCCAATTTATGTTCTGTGGGTAGATGGCATGCTCTTTAAAGTGGCTTCCGGGgtgaggggcggggcggggccggaggCGGGAGGGCGGGCGGCCGACCGTGTGCCGAGTGGTGGGAGACAAGGCGGCGGTAATGTTGCCGCCTGCGTAAACAACGCCGAGGAGGCCTCGGCGCTTGAGGCCCCAGCAAGCGCGGAGGATAGTCCGGCTGGGGTCGTGACTTCGGGCGCTTGCCCGGCCATGGTGGCTGCAGGCGGTGGTTGGCGCGGTAGCGCTTGGTGCCGGGGTCGTGCGGGGCCCGGGCAGTCGCGGCGCTGACGCCCGTGGGTCCCAGCCGCTGATATGAAGCGGAGCCGCTGCCGTGACCGTCCGCAGCCGCCGCCGGCCGCCCGCCGGGAGGATGGGGTTTTGCGGGCGGCGGAGCTGCCCCAGCTCCAGCCCTTGTCCCCGCGCCGGCGAGCGCCGCCCGGGAGGCAGCGGATGGAGGAGCGGACCGGGCTAGCGGGGCCGGAGGGCAAAGAGCAGGATGTGGTAACTGGGCTTAGTCCCCTACTCTTCAGGAAGCTCAGTAATCCTGACATACTTTCATCCACTGGAAAAGCTAAACTCCAACGACAGCTTAGTCAGGATGACTGTAAGTTACGGAGAGGAAGTCTGGCCAGTTCTCTGTCAGGTAAGCAGCTGCTTCCCTTGTCCAGCAGTGTACATAGCAGTGTGGGTCAGGGGACCTGGCAGTCTTCAGGAGAAGCATCAAACCTGGTTCGAATGAGAAACCAGTCTCTTGGACAGTCTGCACCTTCTCTTACTGCTGGCTTGGCACTGTGCCAGGTGTTGGGTACACAGAGAAGAATAAAACATAGTATTTGTGCTTAGCAGGATTCCAGGCTTTTGGGATGAGAGAGATGTGCAGTAAACATCGCAGACCAAAAGATGGTGTAGAGGCGAAAAACTGCTGTTGAGCCTTGCATCTTCCTATTACTATGTTACTCAATATGATTAGGAAGTTAGGTTTTTTGGTCTTCTTTTATATTGCTGcgtttaaagaagaaatcaactaAGCCTTTCATGAAATTAGTTGTTCTTGATTATAGTACTTTTATACACTAGTATcatttcaatggggaaaaaagatgCTCTTCACCATGCTCTAAATGAAAG
This genomic window contains:
- the LOC119515853 gene encoding microtubule-associated serine/threonine-protein kinase 2-like produces the protein MKRSRCRDRPQPPPAARREDGVLRAAELPQLQPLSPRRRAPPGRQRMEERTGLAGPEGKEQDVVTGLSPLLFRKLSNPDILSSTGKAKLQRQLSQDDCKLRRGSLASSLSGS